In Arthrobacter sp. B3I4, the following proteins share a genomic window:
- a CDS encoding CDGSH iron-sulfur domain-containing protein, whose product MSDTPQQPPNASLVVCPDGPILVRGDFDVVTPAGDPVPRQRQTIALCRCGASAIKPYCDGTHKLINFRTEAPAAQGRSQRRVGTAEQPADVPEAAEPASG is encoded by the coding sequence ATGAGCGACACTCCCCAGCAGCCCCCGAACGCCTCCCTCGTCGTCTGCCCTGACGGTCCCATCCTTGTGCGGGGCGACTTTGATGTGGTGACGCCTGCGGGGGACCCTGTGCCCAGGCAGCGGCAAACGATTGCCCTCTGTAGATGCGGCGCCTCGGCGATCAAGCCGTACTGCGATGGAACCCACAAGCTAATCAATTTCCGCACCGAAGCCCCCGCCGCCCAGGGGCGCAGCCAGCGGCGGGTCGGTACCGCGGAGCAGCCCGCGGACGTCCCCGAAGCCGCAGAACCGGCATCGGGCTGA